A genome region from Magnolia sinica isolate HGM2019 chromosome 8, MsV1, whole genome shotgun sequence includes the following:
- the LOC131252644 gene encoding serine/arginine-rich splicing factor SR45a-like isoform X3 → MMSSSRRSRYSSRSPSPYRRRCASSSLSRSRSMSRSMSRSRSRSRDSSDVGNLGNNLYVTGLSPRVTKRELEKHFSSKGGTVIDIHLVIDPWTRESRGFGFVTMASVEEADRCIKYMNRSVLEGRVITVEKARRRRGRTPTPGRYLGVKSTHVRRRSPSYSPYRRGHYSSPRYSSERDRDRSYSPYHSRHRSPYPSERDWSNSPYYRRRRSHSRYSRSPISRRDRSYSPHYSRHAPRSRYSQSPIGRRGRSYSLYYSGHRSRSKSRSYSSHDRSVSPYYRRGYRSISRSPSPMVRRSSRRSLSRSATPRPRGFSQSVSPKPRKSHARSPFRSLSPRRRSHRSYSGSSGMSSLSRSPSRSPSPSK, encoded by the exons ATG ATGTCGTCGTCCAgaagatcaag GTATTCATCTCGCTCCCCTTCTCCATACCGGAGAAGATGTGCCTCTAGTTCGTTATCTAGGTCAAGGTCAATGTCAAGGTCAATGTCAAGGAGCCGCTCAAG GAGCCGTGATTCTAGTGATGTTGGAAATCTCGGGAACAATTTGTACGTCACGGGTCTTTCGCCTCGGGTTACGAAGAGAGAACTTGAAAAGCATTTTTCAAGCAAAGGGGGAACG GTGATTGACATCCACCTTGTGATTGACCCATGGACAAGGGAGTCCCGTGGTTTTGGGTTCGTGACGATGGCCTCTGTTGAGGAAGCTGATCGTTGCATCAAGTACATGAATCGATCGGTACTTGAAGGCCGAGTCATCACAGTGGAGAAG GCAAGAAGGCGACGGGGACGGACACCGACCCCAGGCAGGTACCTTGGTGTGAAATCTACCCATG TGCGACGTCGCTCTCCAAGCTACTCTCCCTATCGCAGGGGCCATTACAGTTCTCCCCGTTACTCATCTGAGAGGGACCGGGACCGGTCCTACTCCCCCTATCACAGCCGGCACAGGTCACCCTACCCTTCTGAGAGGGACTGGTCCAATTCTCCCTACTACAGACGGCGCCGTTCCCATTCACGTTACAGCCGGTCCCCAATCAGCAGGCGGGACAGGTCCTACTCTCCCCACTACAGCCGGCATGCGCCTCGATCCCGTTACAGCCAGTCTCCGATCGGCAGGCGGGGCCGATCATACTCTCTATATTACTCCGGACacagatccagatccaaatccagatCATACTCCTCCCATGATCGCTCTGTCTCACCTTACTACCGGAGGGGATACCGCTCGATATCACGCAGCCCTTCTCCCATGGTTAGAAGAAGCTCGAGGAGGAGCTTATCTCGCAGTGCCACACCCAGGCCTAGGGGCTTCTCTCAAAGTGTCTCACCCAAGCCAAGGAAGAGCCATGCAAGAAGCCCTTTTCGCAGCCTCTCCCCGAGGCGGAGGAGCCATCGTAGCTACAGTGGAAGCAGTGGCATGAGCTCACTCTCAAGATCTCCATCCAGGTCTCCCTCCCCGTCCAAGTGA
- the LOC131252644 gene encoding serine/arginine-rich splicing factor SR45a-like isoform X2 has translation MPMSSSRRSRYSSRSPSPYRRRCASSSLSRSRSMSRSMSRSRSRSRDSSDVGNLGNNLYVTGLSPRVTKRELEKHFSSKGGTVIDIHLVIDPWTRESRGFGFVTMASVEEADRCIKYMNRSVLEGRVITVEKARRRRGRTPTPGRYLGVKSTHVRRRSPSYSPYRRGHYSSPRYSSERDRDRSYSPYHSRHRSPYPSERDWSNSPYYRRRRSHSRYSRSPISRRDRSYSPHYSRHAPRSRYSQSPIGRRGRSYSLYYSGHRSRSKSRSYSSHDRSVSPYYRRGYRSISRSPSPMVRRSSRRSLSRSATPRPRGFSQSVSPKPRKSHARSPFRSLSPRRRSHRSYSGSSGMSSLSRSPSRSPSPSK, from the exons ATGCCT ATGTCGTCGTCCAgaagatcaag GTATTCATCTCGCTCCCCTTCTCCATACCGGAGAAGATGTGCCTCTAGTTCGTTATCTAGGTCAAGGTCAATGTCAAGGTCAATGTCAAGGAGCCGCTCAAG GAGCCGTGATTCTAGTGATGTTGGAAATCTCGGGAACAATTTGTACGTCACGGGTCTTTCGCCTCGGGTTACGAAGAGAGAACTTGAAAAGCATTTTTCAAGCAAAGGGGGAACG GTGATTGACATCCACCTTGTGATTGACCCATGGACAAGGGAGTCCCGTGGTTTTGGGTTCGTGACGATGGCCTCTGTTGAGGAAGCTGATCGTTGCATCAAGTACATGAATCGATCGGTACTTGAAGGCCGAGTCATCACAGTGGAGAAG GCAAGAAGGCGACGGGGACGGACACCGACCCCAGGCAGGTACCTTGGTGTGAAATCTACCCATG TGCGACGTCGCTCTCCAAGCTACTCTCCCTATCGCAGGGGCCATTACAGTTCTCCCCGTTACTCATCTGAGAGGGACCGGGACCGGTCCTACTCCCCCTATCACAGCCGGCACAGGTCACCCTACCCTTCTGAGAGGGACTGGTCCAATTCTCCCTACTACAGACGGCGCCGTTCCCATTCACGTTACAGCCGGTCCCCAATCAGCAGGCGGGACAGGTCCTACTCTCCCCACTACAGCCGGCATGCGCCTCGATCCCGTTACAGCCAGTCTCCGATCGGCAGGCGGGGCCGATCATACTCTCTATATTACTCCGGACacagatccagatccaaatccagatCATACTCCTCCCATGATCGCTCTGTCTCACCTTACTACCGGAGGGGATACCGCTCGATATCACGCAGCCCTTCTCCCATGGTTAGAAGAAGCTCGAGGAGGAGCTTATCTCGCAGTGCCACACCCAGGCCTAGGGGCTTCTCTCAAAGTGTCTCACCCAAGCCAAGGAAGAGCCATGCAAGAAGCCCTTTTCGCAGCCTCTCCCCGAGGCGGAGGAGCCATCGTAGCTACAGTGGAAGCAGTGGCATGAGCTCACTCTCAAGATCTCCATCCAGGTCTCCCTCCCCGTCCAAGTGA
- the LOC131252644 gene encoding serine/arginine-rich splicing factor SR45a-like isoform X1 produces the protein MPMSSSRRSRWVSTYLSRYSSRSPSPYRRRCASSSLSRSRSMSRSMSRSRSRSRDSSDVGNLGNNLYVTGLSPRVTKRELEKHFSSKGGTVIDIHLVIDPWTRESRGFGFVTMASVEEADRCIKYMNRSVLEGRVITVEKARRRRGRTPTPGRYLGVKSTHVRRRSPSYSPYRRGHYSSPRYSSERDRDRSYSPYHSRHRSPYPSERDWSNSPYYRRRRSHSRYSRSPISRRDRSYSPHYSRHAPRSRYSQSPIGRRGRSYSLYYSGHRSRSKSRSYSSHDRSVSPYYRRGYRSISRSPSPMVRRSSRRSLSRSATPRPRGFSQSVSPKPRKSHARSPFRSLSPRRRSHRSYSGSSGMSSLSRSPSRSPSPSK, from the exons ATGCCT ATGTCGTCGTCCAgaagatcaaggtgggtctccACTTACCTATCCAG GTATTCATCTCGCTCCCCTTCTCCATACCGGAGAAGATGTGCCTCTAGTTCGTTATCTAGGTCAAGGTCAATGTCAAGGTCAATGTCAAGGAGCCGCTCAAG GAGCCGTGATTCTAGTGATGTTGGAAATCTCGGGAACAATTTGTACGTCACGGGTCTTTCGCCTCGGGTTACGAAGAGAGAACTTGAAAAGCATTTTTCAAGCAAAGGGGGAACG GTGATTGACATCCACCTTGTGATTGACCCATGGACAAGGGAGTCCCGTGGTTTTGGGTTCGTGACGATGGCCTCTGTTGAGGAAGCTGATCGTTGCATCAAGTACATGAATCGATCGGTACTTGAAGGCCGAGTCATCACAGTGGAGAAG GCAAGAAGGCGACGGGGACGGACACCGACCCCAGGCAGGTACCTTGGTGTGAAATCTACCCATG TGCGACGTCGCTCTCCAAGCTACTCTCCCTATCGCAGGGGCCATTACAGTTCTCCCCGTTACTCATCTGAGAGGGACCGGGACCGGTCCTACTCCCCCTATCACAGCCGGCACAGGTCACCCTACCCTTCTGAGAGGGACTGGTCCAATTCTCCCTACTACAGACGGCGCCGTTCCCATTCACGTTACAGCCGGTCCCCAATCAGCAGGCGGGACAGGTCCTACTCTCCCCACTACAGCCGGCATGCGCCTCGATCCCGTTACAGCCAGTCTCCGATCGGCAGGCGGGGCCGATCATACTCTCTATATTACTCCGGACacagatccagatccaaatccagatCATACTCCTCCCATGATCGCTCTGTCTCACCTTACTACCGGAGGGGATACCGCTCGATATCACGCAGCCCTTCTCCCATGGTTAGAAGAAGCTCGAGGAGGAGCTTATCTCGCAGTGCCACACCCAGGCCTAGGGGCTTCTCTCAAAGTGTCTCACCCAAGCCAAGGAAGAGCCATGCAAGAAGCCCTTTTCGCAGCCTCTCCCCGAGGCGGAGGAGCCATCGTAGCTACAGTGGAAGCAGTGGCATGAGCTCACTCTCAAGATCTCCATCCAGGTCTCCCTCCCCGTCCAAGTGA